The Triticum dicoccoides isolate Atlit2015 ecotype Zavitan chromosome 6A, WEW_v2.0, whole genome shotgun sequence genome has a window encoding:
- the LOC119315227 gene encoding eukaryotic initiation factor 4A-like: MAGMAPEGSQFDAKQYDSKMTELLNQGDTGEFFTSYDEVHESFDDMGLQENLLRGIYAYGFEKPSAIQQRGIVPFCKGLDVIQQAQSGTGKTATFCSGILQQLDYGLVECQALVLAPTRELAQQIEKVMRALGDYLGVKVHACVGGTSVREDQRILASGVHVVVGTPGRVFDMLRRQSLRPDNIKMFVLDEADEMLSRGFKDQIYDIFQLLPSKIQVGVFSATMPPEALEITRKFMNKPVRILVKRDELTLEGIKQFYVNVEKEEWKLDTLCDLYETLAITQSVIFVNTRRKVDWLTDKMRGRDHTVSATHGDMDQNTRDIIMREFRSGSSRVLITTDLLARGIDVQQVSLVINYDLPTQPENYLHRIGRSGRFGRKGVAINFVTREDERMLFDIQKFYNVVIEELPANVADLL, translated from the exons ATGGCAGGAATGGCACCAGAGGGTTCGCAGTTTGATGCTAAGCAGTATGACAGCAAGATGACCGAGTTACT GAACCAAGGTGACACTGGGGAGTTTTTCACCTCGTATGATGAGGTGCATGAAAGTTTTGATGACATGGGTCTCCAAGAGAACCTTCTTAGAGGCATCTACGCATATG GTTTTGAGAAGCCATCAGCCATTCAGCAAAGAGGAATTGTTCCCTTCTGTAAGGGTCTTGATGTGATTCAGCAAGCTCAGTCTGGAACAGGAAAAACTGCCACCTTCTGTTCTGGAATCTTGCAGCAGCTTGACTATGGATTGGTTGAGTGCCAGGCATTGGTCCTTGCTCCAACCCGTGAGCTTGCACAGCAGATTGAGAAGGTCATGCGTGCTCTTGGTGACTACTTAGGCGTCAAGGTGCATGCTTGTGTTGGTGGAACTTCTGTTCGTGAGGACCAAAGGATTCTTGCCAGTGGGGTGCATGTTGTTGTTGGCACACCTGGTCGTGTGTTTGATATGTTGCGCAGGCAATCCCTCCGCCCAGATAACATCAAGATGTTTGTGTTGGATGAAGCTGATGAGATGCTTTCACGTGGTTTCAAGGATCAG ATCTATGATATCTTCCAGCTTCTTCCATCAAAGATTCAGGTTGGGGTGTTCTCTGCTACCATGCCTCCTGAGGCCCTTGAGATTACCCGCAAGTTCATGAACAAGCCCGTGAGGATTCTCGTCAAGAGAGATGAGCTTACCCTTGAGGGTATCAAGCAGTTCTATGTCAATGTGGAGAAGGAAGAGTGGAAGCTGGATACACTCTGTGACCTGTACGAGACCTTGGCAATTACCCAGAGTGTCATCTTTGTGAACACCCGCCGCAAGGTGGACTGGCTCACCGACAAGATGAGGGGAAGGGACCACACTGTCTCTGCCACGCACGGAGACATGGACCAGAACACTAGGGACATCATCATGAGGGAGTTCAGATCTGGATCTTCTCGTGTGCTCATCACCACTGACCTGCTGGCCCGTGGTATTGATGTGCAGCAAGTCTCCCTTGTCATCAACTACGACCTGCCAACTCAGCCCGAGAACTACCTCCATCGCATTGGTCGTAGTGGTCGGTTCGGGAGGAAGGGAGTTGCCATCAACTTTGTCACCCGTGAAGATGAGAGGATGCTGTTCGACATCCAGAAGTTCTACAACGTGGTCATTGAGGAGCTCCCGGCCAATGTCGCTGACCTGCTCTAG